A genomic stretch from Nodularia sp. NIES-3585 includes:
- a CDS encoding IS701 family transposase: MELVSRTATSTVTVVDEYCNAYRDLFPEVRTFENFKHLHVGMLSDIKRKTLPEIAKAVGLHDAQPLQNFLTDSPWSVVVLQDRRLELTLKMLQGRSFKLVIDETGDKKKGKTTDYVARQYIGNLGKVDNGIVSVNAYGVLGDLTFPLIFLIYKPRKRLEEKGIYKTKPQLAVEIIETLLKYGFNFDLVLADSLYGESPTFIAVLDKHKKPYLLAIRSNHARFSVQEREAIYEVWQEFERVFSDKKTQKRYIQQITCGDSKLITYWRITNDPETLPKNQTWYVKTNLKSDMADQLGNLYGFRNWVEYAFKQGKNELGWADFRLTNYHQIERWWELIMSAYFLVSLQANARNESDSESLHEKSSPPISTEPENFSNHKWWDFNLGWKSTLNNLRLVIQPYVFWNLIKPWLIVFLYRLNKWG; the protein is encoded by the coding sequence GTGGAATTGGTTTCAAGAACGGCTACCTCGACTGTCACAGTGGTAGATGAGTATTGCAATGCGTATAGAGACTTGTTTCCAGAAGTAAGGACATTTGAGAACTTCAAACATCTACACGTAGGAATGTTATCTGATATCAAACGTAAAACTTTACCAGAAATCGCCAAGGCAGTGGGCTTACATGACGCACAACCACTGCAAAACTTTTTGACGGATTCACCTTGGTCAGTAGTAGTTTTGCAAGATAGAAGATTAGAACTGACTCTGAAAATGTTGCAGGGACGTTCATTTAAGTTGGTAATTGATGAAACCGGGGATAAAAAGAAAGGTAAGACGACTGATTATGTAGCAAGACAATATATTGGAAACTTAGGGAAAGTGGATAATGGGATAGTTTCAGTAAATGCTTATGGAGTGTTGGGAGACTTGACTTTTCCGTTAATATTTCTAATATATAAACCAAGGAAGAGATTGGAAGAAAAGGGAATATATAAAACCAAGCCACAATTGGCAGTGGAAATAATTGAAACCCTGCTAAAATATGGATTTAATTTTGACTTGGTTTTAGCTGATAGTTTGTATGGTGAAAGTCCAACATTCATCGCAGTATTAGACAAGCATAAAAAACCTTATTTACTTGCTATAAGAAGTAATCATGCCAGATTTAGCGTACAGGAGAGAGAGGCTATATATGAGGTATGGCAGGAGTTTGAGCGTGTATTTAGTGATAAAAAGACTCAAAAAAGATATATACAACAAATCACTTGTGGTGATTCAAAGCTCATAACATATTGGCGAATCACTAATGACCCAGAGACTTTACCAAAAAATCAGACGTGGTATGTCAAAACAAACTTGAAAAGTGATATGGCTGACCAATTAGGAAACCTTTATGGATTTCGTAATTGGGTAGAGTATGCTTTTAAGCAAGGTAAAAATGAACTAGGATGGGCTGACTTTAGACTTACTAATTATCACCAGATAGAAAGATGGTGGGAACTAATTATGAGTGCTTATTTCTTAGTAAGTTTACAAGCCAACGCTAGAAATGAATCTGATAGTGAAAGCCTCCATGAAAAAAGTTCACCGCCAATATCAACAGAACCAGAGAATTTTAGCAATCATAAATGGTGGGATTTTAATTTGGGATGGAAATCCACTTTAAACAATTTAAGATTAGTTATTCAACCATACGTATTCTGGAATTTAATTAAACCTTGGTTAATTGTTTTTCTGTATCGGCTCAATAAGTGGGGGTAG
- a CDS encoding IS1380 family transposase produces MTPFITDCIPKQFTFEQEKLPPVVVNFHGGLVTSDAGLSLIADIDRKLQITSRLAQCFQDYREQNRSLHSVESLVAQRIYGLIMGYEDLNDHEELRHDPMFALALRKRIGQKNQPVILAGKSTLNRLEHCPENVEQGGESRYHRIGHSEAAIESLFVDIFLESYSSPPREIILDLDVTDDLVHGNQEQVFFNTYYGGYCYAPLYIFCGKHLLAAKLRPSNVDPASGALTELQRVIKQIRRQWSNVEILVRGDSAYSRNDIMDWCEAQTQVNYVFGLPQNSRLIKMAMATQNKAKQEFEEKLSTVVSFLETLFVPDIELQTSASHLIDSSIWYRTLDYQTRESWSRSRRVVAKLEYGAKGSNIRFVVTSIPANKIAPGKLYTQKYCPRGEMENRFKEQQLELFSDRTSTHTFAGNQLRLWFSSIGYVLMNALRSQCLVKTELQNAQVGTIRTKLLKLGALITVSTRRVLIAINSSFPYKHIYAAAYRRLQLLPNSG; encoded by the coding sequence ATGACCCCATTTATAACAGATTGTATACCAAAACAGTTCACCTTTGAACAAGAAAAATTACCGCCAGTAGTAGTAAATTTCCATGGTGGTTTAGTAACATCTGATGCCGGATTAAGCTTAATTGCGGATATAGATCGAAAACTGCAAATCACATCAAGATTGGCTCAATGTTTCCAAGATTACCGAGAACAGAATCGCAGTTTACATTCAGTAGAAAGCTTGGTTGCACAACGAATATATGGCTTAATAATGGGATATGAGGACTTAAACGATCATGAAGAATTACGTCATGACCCAATGTTTGCTTTAGCGCTAAGAAAAAGAATAGGTCAAAAAAATCAACCAGTTATATTAGCAGGTAAAAGTACATTAAATCGTCTAGAGCATTGTCCAGAAAATGTAGAACAAGGCGGAGAAAGTAGATATCATAGAATTGGGCATTCCGAAGCCGCAATTGAAAGTTTATTTGTAGATATATTTTTAGAGTCTTACTCATCACCACCACGAGAAATAATTTTAGATTTGGATGTAACTGATGATTTAGTACATGGCAATCAAGAACAGGTTTTTTTCAATACTTATTATGGAGGATATTGCTATGCTCCACTTTATATTTTTTGTGGTAAACATTTATTAGCTGCTAAACTACGACCTTCCAATGTAGATCCAGCATCAGGGGCATTAACAGAATTACAGCGGGTAATTAAACAAATACGGAGACAATGGAGTAATGTAGAAATTTTAGTGCGTGGAGATAGTGCTTATTCACGAAACGATATTATGGACTGGTGTGAAGCACAAACCCAAGTTAACTACGTATTTGGATTGCCACAAAACAGTCGTTTAATCAAGATGGCTATGGCGACTCAAAACAAAGCCAAGCAAGAGTTTGAGGAAAAACTGTCCACAGTTGTTTCATTTCTAGAAACTCTATTTGTTCCAGATATTGAACTTCAGACTTCCGCATCACATCTAATTGATAGTTCAATTTGGTATCGAACTCTGGATTATCAAACTCGTGAATCATGGAGTCGTAGTCGTCGTGTTGTTGCTAAACTTGAGTATGGAGCCAAGGGAAGCAATATTCGTTTTGTTGTCACATCAATTCCTGCAAATAAAATAGCTCCCGGCAAACTTTATACCCAAAAGTATTGTCCTAGAGGTGAGATGGAAAATCGCTTTAAGGAACAACAACTGGAGCTTTTTAGCGATAGAACTAGTACCCATACATTTGCTGGGAATCAATTACGTTTGTGGTTCTCTTCTATCGGTTATGTTTTAATGAATGCGTTACGAAGCCAATGTTTGGTTAAAACCGAATTACAAAATGCTCAAGTTGGAACTATCCGTACTAAGTTATTGAAATTAGGAGCATTGATTACTGTGAGTACGCGGCGAGTTTTAATTGCGATTAATAGTTCTTTTCCCTACAAACATATCTATGCTGCTGCCTACCGTCGCTTGCAGTTATTACCGAATTCTGGTTAA
- the pyrC gene encoding dihydroorotase yields MQKLTITRPDDWHLHLRDGAALKAVLPYTVRQFARAIIMPNLKPPIRSVADAAAYRDRILAAIPEGQQFEPLMTLYLTDNTSPDEILRAKESQFIKAVKYYPAGATTNSDSGVTDIQKCDRVFEAMQQVDIPLLLHGEVTDNDVDTFDREKVFIERHLIPLKQRFPNLRVVLEHITTSDAVQYVLSANTIAATITPQHLLFNRNAMFQGGLRPHFYCLPILKREEHRQALLQAATSGNPKFFLGTDSAPHTRISKESSCGCAGCFSALHALELYAEAFESVKALDKLEAFASFYGPDFYQLPRNTERITLSKTSWRVPNQLSFMESGLVPLGAGQEMTWQMV; encoded by the coding sequence ATGCAAAAGCTTACCATTACCCGACCTGACGATTGGCATCTACATCTGCGCGACGGTGCAGCACTGAAAGCGGTTCTGCCCTACACCGTGCGTCAGTTTGCCCGCGCGATCATCATGCCGAACTTGAAGCCCCCTATCCGCTCGGTGGCAGATGCGGCAGCCTATCGCGATCGCATCCTCGCCGCCATTCCAGAGGGGCAACAATTTGAGCCATTGATGACGCTCTACCTCACCGACAACACCAGCCCCGACGAGATTCTCCGGGCGAAAGAATCCCAGTTTATCAAAGCGGTCAAGTACTACCCAGCCGGTGCAACGACCAACTCCGACTCCGGTGTGACAGATATTCAAAAGTGCGATCGCGTCTTTGAAGCGATGCAACAGGTGGACATACCGTTATTACTGCACGGGGAAGTGACCGATAACGATGTTGATACGTTTGATCGCGAGAAGGTGTTTATCGAGCGACATTTAATCCCCCTCAAGCAGCGATTTCCTAACCTGCGGGTGGTGCTTGAGCATATCACCACCTCCGATGCGGTGCAGTATGTCCTGTCTGCCAACACCATCGCGGCCACAATTACGCCACAACATTTGTTGTTTAACCGTAATGCCATGTTCCAAGGCGGCCTTCGCCCCCATTTTTATTGCCTGCCCATTTTGAAACGGGAGGAGCATCGTCAGGCTTTGTTGCAAGCGGCAACATCGGGGAATCCGAAGTTTTTTCTAGGTACTGATAGCGCTCCCCATACCCGCATCAGCAAAGAAAGTTCCTGTGGCTGCGCGGGATGCTTTTCGGCTCTGCACGCCCTTGAGTTGTATGCCGAAGCATTTGAAAGCGTGAAAGCCCTGGATAAACTGGAGGCGTTCGCTAGTTTCTATGGACCAGATTTTTATCAACTGCCGCGTAATACCGAGCGAATTACCTTGTCCAAAACGAGTTGGCGCGTTCCTAATCAACTTTCATTTATGGAATCTGGGCTTGTACCTTTGGGGGCGGGGCAGGAAATGACATGGCAAATGGTATGA
- a CDS encoding RNA-guided endonuclease TnpB family protein has translation LDKRIRRKQRKLARQQKDSKRRNKTRLQIAKLHNKIADTRKDFLHKLSTQVVSDNQAIVLEDLNVSGMVKNCKLARAISLQGWREFRVFCEAKSEKLNRDFRVISRWEPTSQVCSCCGYRWGKVDLSIRSVLCLNCNTEHDRDQNASKNIEMVGMGHRHDLKRTRSDYQTTPVASCSESSRITDVLRR, from the coding sequence GTTAGATAAACGAATTCGGCGAAAACAGCGCAAACTGGCTCGACAGCAGAAGGACTCAAAGCGTAGAAATAAAACACGCCTTCAAATTGCTAAACTACATAACAAAATCGCAGATACCCGGAAAGATTTTCTGCACAAACTATCAACCCAAGTAGTTAGCGACAACCAAGCAATTGTTTTAGAAGATTTGAATGTCTCCGGCATGGTCAAAAATTGTAAACTAGCAAGAGCAATTAGTTTGCAGGGATGGCGAGAATTTCGGGTATTTTGCGAGGCTAAATCTGAAAAACTTAATCGTGATTTCAGGGTCATTAGCCGATGGGAACCCACAAGCCAAGTTTGTTCCTGTTGTGGGTATAGGTGGGGCAAGGTGGATCTTTCTATCCGTTCAGTGCTGTGTTTAAATTGCAATACTGAACACGACAGAGATCAAAACGCTTCCAAGAATATAGAAATGGTCGGCATGGGGCATCGGCACGACCTTAAACGGACGAGGAGCGACTATCAGACTACTCCGGTAGCTAGTTGCAGTGAGTCGTCAAGAATCACCGACGTTCTACGTCGGTGA
- a CDS encoding helix-turn-helix transcriptional regulator: MAVLITLKKVREAKGISQNDLARITGYSVQNIQKIEQGRVSSLTLDAFDRFCKALDCLPGDLLVYTPDDDGSKETISQEQTKANITVNAKQTTNSSGRKKSVGLVLKFEKKTA, from the coding sequence ATGGCAGTGTTAATTACGCTTAAGAAAGTTAGGGAAGCAAAAGGTATATCTCAAAATGACTTGGCTAGGATAACTGGTTACAGCGTCCAAAACATACAAAAAATTGAACAAGGTAGGGTATCCTCTCTTACCCTGGATGCTTTTGACCGTTTTTGTAAAGCGTTAGACTGCCTTCCCGGTGATTTACTGGTGTACACGCCAGATGATGATGGGTCAAAAGAAACAATATCTCAAGAACAAACCAAGGCTAACATCACAGTGAATGCAAAACAAACTACCAATTCTTCTGGGAGAAAAAAGTCCGTTGGACTGGTATTAAAATTTGAGAAAAAAACGGCATGA